A single genomic interval of Rosistilla ulvae harbors:
- a CDS encoding deoxyribonuclease IV, translated as MPEAKSLRLGAHMSIAGGLEKAVQRAHDASCDVVQIFTKNNNQWAAKPLTDAVIQAWRDALVQTGIGSPVAHASYLINLASPKEELFRKSIEALVVEWERAEQLQLEGLVVHPGAFTDSSEELGIAKIVDGVREIIDRVKPQHCRLLLENTAGQGSCLGHTIAQLGAMFRGIDNTENLGVCFDTCHAFAAGYDLTTDAGYAVMQTEIANELPPSVIRAVHINDSKKGCGSRVDRHDHIGQGMITLDGFRRVLADPVFNVCPMYLETPKGVDDETGEDFDVNNLNTLRGLVGGRA; from the coding sequence ATGCCAGAAGCAAAATCGCTCCGTCTGGGCGCCCACATGTCGATCGCGGGAGGGCTTGAAAAAGCTGTCCAACGAGCCCACGATGCGAGTTGCGATGTGGTCCAGATCTTCACCAAAAACAACAATCAATGGGCCGCCAAACCGCTGACCGATGCGGTGATTCAGGCCTGGCGGGATGCATTGGTCCAGACCGGGATTGGATCGCCCGTCGCACACGCATCTTATTTGATCAATCTGGCGTCGCCCAAGGAGGAGTTGTTTCGCAAGTCGATCGAGGCATTGGTGGTCGAGTGGGAGCGCGCCGAACAATTGCAATTGGAAGGCTTGGTCGTCCACCCCGGCGCGTTTACCGACAGCAGTGAAGAACTGGGGATCGCCAAAATCGTCGACGGGGTGCGTGAGATTATCGATCGCGTCAAACCGCAACACTGTCGATTGCTGCTGGAGAACACGGCCGGCCAAGGGTCGTGTCTGGGGCATACGATCGCCCAGCTTGGTGCGATGTTCCGCGGTATCGATAACACGGAAAACCTAGGTGTTTGTTTCGACACCTGCCATGCGTTTGCTGCCGGATACGATCTGACAACCGACGCCGGATACGCGGTCATGCAGACTGAAATCGCCAACGAATTACCCCCGTCAGTAATTCGAGCGGTGCACATCAACGACAGCAAAAAGGGGTGTGGATCGCGCGTCGATCGACACGATCACATCGGTCAGGGGATGATCACGCTGGATGGATTCCGCCGCGTGTTAGCCGATCCTGTGTTCAATGTCTGCCCGATGTATCTGGAGACGCCCAAGGGAGTGGATGACGAGACGGGGGAGGACTTCGACGTTAACAACTTGAATACACTGCGCGGTCTTGTGGGGGGGCGTGCTTAG